One Archangium violaceum genomic window, CCCAACGGAGCCCCGACGCCAAGGCCTTGCTGAACACGAACTTCTCCGCGCTGACCCATGAGGCGGATGTCACGCCGGGCGCCTCCGGGGACGCCGGGTTGATGTTCCGGGTGAGCAACCCGGGAGCCGGGCTCGACGCCTACAAGGGTTATTACGCCGGCATCGCCGCGGGCAGTGACAGGGTGATTCTGGGCAAGGCGAACGCAGGTACCTGGACCGAGCTCGCGAGCGCCACCGCGGCGATCGATCCGAACGTCACCTATCACCTCAAGGTCGTGGCCAACGGCGACCGCATCTCGGTCTATCTGAACCATTCGACGGTCCCCAGCGTCACGGCCATCGATGCCACGTATGCCTCGGGGGCGCTCGGACTCCGGGCCCATGACAGCGCGGCCGCGTTCGACAACGTGAAGGCCACCAAGCCTCCCGGAGCCATCTTCTACGCGGACGGCGGGTACGGCGGTCTCGGGATCTCGCTGGACCCCGGGAGCTACACGCTCGCGCAACTCAACGCGGCGGGCATCCCCAACGATTGGATGAGCTCGCTCAGAGTCCCCGCCGGCTGGACGGTGCAGGTCTATCAGGACGACAACTTCGCCGGGACGATGTGGACGTTCACCGCGGATACGCCGCTGATCCCGCAGGGCGCCAACGACAAGATGTCGTCGGTGAAGATCTTCGCGCAGTAGCCCTCACGCAGGCGCTCTCCGGACGTGGGCCAGGAGCCTGCGTCCGGGGAGGGCCAGGCCATCCAGGCGCTTCATTCCCAGCCGCTCCACCTCAATTCGTGCGCCTCCCGAGGTGTCCGAGGGCACCGCCAGGAGGTGGATGACGCAAGATGCTCATGCGCCCACCCTTCGGTCGCCGCGTGCACATCCCTCCTCGAAAAGCGCCTCCCGGCTCAGAGGCTCTCCTTCGACGGCAGAGGCTTGAAGGCAACGCCGTCCAGGCCCAGGCGCTGGCAGGCGTCGACGAAACGCTCGGTGCAGACGATCACTCCGGAGAAGTCCTCCAGCCGGAACAGATCCCGCTCGTTGGGAAGCGTGCTGGCGTCCAACAGCAGTTCCTTGGGTAGCGAGAGGCCAAGGCGATGACAACGAGGGCACGGGGGCTTGCGCTCAGGGGGCAGACAATCCGGGTGCGTACGCCCTACGGGGAGGACTTCCAATTCGAGCAGCTCGGGTGACTTTCGCTGGCGGAAGCGCAACTCGGTGCGGCAGCCCTTGAGTCCTCGGAGTCCCTCGGCCTGGAGCCTTTCCAGCGCCTCGCGCTGTACCAGCAATATCCAGGAGTAGTTCATGACGAACGACCCGAAGCTGCCCTGAGCCTTGCCAACCAATGGGCCAAAGTCCGACCCGGGTCTCAACACGCTTCCCGCGGGCAGCAAGGGACGTACCAGCTCACACAGCCGCTCATACTCTTCGATGGGCTCCGCTCGAGCCTCCTCGAAATCGGCCAGGGCCGCCACCGGGGACAGGTCCACGGAGGGATATGAGAAACCGGCCCCCCAGGTGGCCTTGCAAACGGGACAGTTGCGGATGCCCGGAAGCAGCCACTTATGCACGGCTTCAATGAAGCCCGTGTAACCCGCTGACCTGTCTTCATGAACGACGAAGTATTGCATGCGAGTGCTCGCCACCTTCCACTCAATCGCAAGAATAGGGAACGAGTGGTCCATTCACTCCAAACCGCATCATGCGCTCGCCCGCGAACCGCCAGATGTCATCCGCATTGGCGATATCACGACTCTTATTCATGAATTGCCGCCATGCTTCATTCCATTGCCCACCCTGGGAACCATTGCTGTGCAGCCATCGGTGGAAGCTCCTGGGCAAGCGGATGGTGAAGGCATGGATGTCGATGTCATTGCGCTTGAACCATCTGGCCAACGCTGCTTCCTGCGGGAAGATGTGGTGCTTCTCGAAGGGCTCGCGTGGAGGGGTGAGGCACTGGTGACGGAAGAGCCTGGGCGCGCTCAACTCCCGGGTCTTCCAGTTGTGCCAGGGGATTTCGAAGACGGGGTCCACCCCCGTGGGCACCGCGAGAGGACGTCCCCATCAGCGGCTCGCGCTGGGCCCCTCCACCAGCCTCCTCGTCGCACAGCGGCACCACGCACGTGGCGGCCCATCCTGAAGCGCGAGAAGCTCATGCGGCCCATCCTACGGTCGCCGCGTGAGCCTCCCGCCCTCGAAATGCGCCTCCCGGATCAGCGGATCTTCTTCGACGGCAGGCCCTTCACGGCGGGACCGTTGAGCACCTCGCCCGTCGGACTGTAGCGGGCTCCGTGGCACGGGCAGTCCCACGAGCGCTCGGCCTTGTTCCAGTGCACGTGGCACCCCAGGTGCGTGCACACCGGACTCACCGCGTGCACCGCCCCACCCTCCTCGCGGAAGACGGCCACCTTCTTCCCGTCCACCTCCAGGATGCGGCCCTCCCCGGCTGGCACCTCGGACAGGTCGTGCCCTTCCGGCTTCGCCAGCCGGTCCGCCACGAAGTGGAACGCCACCTCCGCGTTCTCCTGGATGAAGTCCTTCACCCCCGCCTTCGGCTTCACCCGCGTGGCGTCGTAGAGCGCCGCGTACGGGTTCTGCCTCCCGAGGATCAGGTCCGTCAAAATCATCCCCGATAGCGTCCCGAACGTCATGCCAGTGCCCGAGAAGCCCGTGGCCACCCACACGTGCCGCGAATTGCTGTTGCGCCCGATGTACGCCAGTCCGTCCGCGGGCTCGATGACCTGTCCGGACCAGCGGTAATCGATTCGCGTCACCGGAAAGCGCCGCCGCGTGTACGCCT contains:
- the sitI6 gene encoding SitI6 family double-CXXCG motif immunity protein, producing MQYFVVHEDRSAGYTGFIEAVHKWLLPGIRNCPVCKATWGAGFSYPSVDLSPVAALADFEEARAEPIEEYERLCELVRPLLPAGSVLRPGSDFGPLVGKAQGSFGSFVMNYSWILLVQREALERLQAEGLRGLKGCRTELRFRQRKSPELLELEVLPVGRTHPDCLPPERKPPCPRCHRLGLSLPKELLLDASTLPNERDLFRLEDFSGVIVCTERFVDACQRLGLDGVAFKPLPSKESL